One Dioscorea cayenensis subsp. rotundata cultivar TDr96_F1 chromosome 19, TDr96_F1_v2_PseudoChromosome.rev07_lg8_w22 25.fasta, whole genome shotgun sequence genomic window, AGAGCTTGTTTTTCTATTAAGCTCTCTGGATTTCAGCCTGTTCTTTGCTTTTGATCAAGATTCAGGTAGTGTTTTTATCTCCGAAAGTTTCAATCTTTCTAGTAAAATCCACAAAGAAATCCATGGCCACAGCTATAGATTTCTACAGTAACTGGCCTAGCTTCTCCTCTGATCCTTCTCAAATGGAGCTCATGCAAGCACTTGAACCTTTTTTCAAGAgtgcttctccttctccatctttATCTCCATCATGGGATCAAAATCTAAGCTTTGATTCCTATTTGAGCTTTAATGGCATGCAAAACAACCAAAAAGGTGGGAGCTTTCTCAGTGTGCAGCCACTTCCAATGAAGCACGCCGGAACTCCATCTCCGGCCAAGCCTGGCAAGCTCTACCGTGGCGTGCGGCAGCGTCACTGGGGCAAATGGGTGGCCGAGATCCGCCTCCCTAAGAACCGCACACGGCTCTGGCTCGGCACCTTTGACACCGCCCATGAAGCCGCTTTGGCCTACGACGAAGCCGCCTTCAAGCTCCGCGGTGACTTCGCCCGCCTTAACTTCCCCAATCTCCGCCACTCCTCCGCTACCTCCCTCCACTCGTCCGTCGACGCCAAGCTCCAAGCCATCTGCCAAACTCTCCAAGCTCCTGATTCCACCTCTGTTTCAAAGACTCCAACAACCACTAACacttcatcatcaccatcattatcatcatcatcattatcttgtGATCAAGAAGATGAGTCCTCTGCTGGTTCTTCTCCAGTTTCAGAGATGCAGAGCTTGGACTTCACTGAGGTTCCATGGGATGAATCTGAGAGCTTTGTGCTAAGAAAGTACCCATCTTGGGAGATTGATTGGGATGCCATTCTCTCTTAAGTTTTAGTAATTAGCTAGTTATAGTGACTGGTGCAAATGGAGTTTTAGACATTTGTCCACTGGTTTTTGTGTATTTAGTTGCAGATCtttagtcttcttcttcttcttcttggttatGCTGGTTTTTTCTTGGCATTTAACCATGGAGAGAATTGGTGTTTAAGTTtcctattattgttattatatatatatgtctttgtGATTGTCATATGTTTGTAAGcattatgtatttgtttctttgaatattAGCTTTAATGTTTTTCCTGGGGTGTAACTGCTTTCAATGGAAAAGTATCTTTAGTTTCACCAAAGGCCTTGGAACTCAGCCCCGGGTCCTCTCTCGTTTAGGATAGATACGAGTTCAATTCTTTCTACGCTCCCCCATTTTAAAAGAGTGAGGCCATTGCAGTAATTTTTTTACCCGCATACACCTCAAAGGGCTTGGTACTTGtcaccttatttttttttaaaacgtaTCTTTAGTTTCTCAAGTGATGTTTTCATGCAACCAACATCTTGTGCTCATTGGGAGAAGTCTTGGTTGATAAAAGGAAGAGTtagtggtgtgtgtgtgtgtgacatGAGGAATCAGAATAACTAGGATTGGAAGTCTTTAGCCATAGAAAAGGGGTACcatttctttcttctcctttgtATCTTTCTATGTAGTAACAATGACATTTATCAAAAAGTTTGTGACCAATAATTATCCTTTGCAAGTTGTCACAAAAGTGGGAATATATTCATTTCATATTGATTGCATTAAGTAATTGGCTGTGGGAGTTGTCTAAAAGTCATAAacattaattgaattttatgaATGTTTAGACCTCTACATTGATGCAATCCTTTTGCTCTCTTAAGGGCAAGGAATAGGGCAAGgaagggggtttattttcagcccaaattgatattttaatgcACATGATTTctccatttttattcaaaaatgaattaataaactTGTCAAAGGGTAAATATTTTCTGGTAACAAATTAATCTGTTCAAAGAATCAATTGATTTTACCAATTCTATAgcttatatatatttagagcAAATATATGTAATTAGTTTTGTAAAATAATCATGTAgtccataaatatatatattgctttttgATAGAATGCATGAATACTTCAAGTTTTTCATAAgacataaaggaaaaaaaaatctcaagctGAGCGTTCAACTCGACTAACACATACACATGTCAATCGCTTTCTATAATAACCTTAAAGACGTATATCAATTTTACCTACTATCTTTGAAGTAATGTATCATAATGGCTGAGAAGATcgagttataaaaaaataacaaggtTTATACAAGAATAAATCTTTATATAACCTTCTtcacaaaaatctaatcctCTTTGTTgagatatttttcatatatatatatatatatatatatatatatatatatatatatatatatatatatatcgttatTAAAGATAGTTCATATGAAGGTTATTCATATACTAGCAAAATTAATCAAATAGCTAGCCCATTTTatcacatatatacatatttttcacATTAGCTAAAAGGATGATTTAGcttttgattaaattaattttgagaGATGTTATGTATAAATTGGAAATAGGCTTGGTCCTCAGAGCACAAATTAAGTAAATATGTTGGCCTAAATACTGAACAGAACTGTTCACAATGAATTGAAGCCCAGGAAGATGTATACCCTTGAGATATTTGCCATACTATCAAATTTGATCAAACAACTCTTCCAAAAGCattaattggtttctttcttatATTAGATCTCATAAATGTCTGACTTTTATCTTAGTTTTAGATACTATTTCACAGCAGtgaataaacatttttttttaaaaaaaactcacatgACAGGATACAACAACTTGATTTTATAATCAAATGCTAtacttaaaaatcaaattacagTGCAGGATATTATTAGTCAcctaaacacacacacaccacatagaaaaataaatgtagTAATACTCATACTTGAGATCTTTTGACGACTGCCAATTACATCTTGGGGATATCAACAGTAAAAACATCCATGCAAAAAAACCAGTAAAAACATACCAATTGGAAATGTACGTGTTGTTTTACAAAACCAACTTAATCCTTAAAAATCAGTCAAGCATGATCAAGAGCACAATATCTTTAGATATATCATGGGAATATATGATTTAGTTTCTCTAGCTTTTGCATCAAGATTCTAATGCTTGGAATTAACAAAGCAAGCAATTTAGATATTGTATGCATACCTCTATCGAGCAAGCAAATCAGCATAAGAAATGACAAGTAATCATCTTATATATTCCAAAGTTCGTCGGCAGTATTTTCATTGGGGTTTAAGATACATGCATCAGAGAATaaagaaatatcaaaatgatcataTGCCAAACAATATCATCAAATCTTGAAGTTTCTTAACTATTTCCTCAACTCTTAATTAATAAACCGAAGAAGTCAATTGAAGAATATAAtataagaaagaataaaaatggtgataagaatatatatgacCATAATTGGATTATGGTTTGCATATCTATCTATGTTCGTTGATCATTTTATCCCATGATCGTACATGATAAAGTGAGGGTTTGAGACTTCTTGGAAATTAATGGatgattcttttctttcattgagACAACAATGGTCATGGAATAGCATATTCCATTAGATATAGTTCAATTGATGTAAGTGACCATAGAACAATATCTATCTCCAACTAATTAATATACACATAGTGTAGttaattttttcattcatttattataaCTCATGCATGAATTGTTCCTCATATGCAAGATCTACTTGTTAGAAACTTGGATGCATGTATACTCAAAGAACAAGTGTAGAATATAATCAGGATCTACTAAGAACTTTTAGGATTGCTAGATCATTAATTAGATCAAAAAGAAGAATATGATGTTCATTAATTAGCCTATATATGTAAGTTGACAATCTTTGTAAAGAAGTTGGCAATTAAAAGTGAACAAGATCTAAGGCCACAATTTATGGACTTTGCTTTTGCCACTTGCCCAACAaaagttatatattaatatgatcACTTTGCATGTGCATATGAAGAATATAATACATCAAATCCTACTATGTTTTTCTacttactgttttttttttaaaaaaaatatagttatcaattttttttgtcattaatatgttatatatgcTTGATTTAGCATGCAAGTGTCTTCAATAATAACACATTGTCAAGTTGAACTGTTCTGTTATGAAGACATGATTGGGGGAGTATTCATTGAAGATAAAAGAAGAGCCAAGTTCATGAGCACACATGAGATCAATAATAGAGAGTTAACAAAAAGTAACAACTATACATGATCATTGATGCTCCAAATTATATGACAATTGATAAACAAAAAGGCAAGATCTGATTTGATGCAATGGATTTGATCTATGTCTTAAGTTAAAGCATAGATTTCTTTTGGAGTACATAAGGTTTAATTTGATAAGCTTTCTTTTGATTACTTTATTATGAATCTATAGAGATATGAAAGCCTTAAAGTGGTTTGTTGGGATAATTAGGTAGGCTCCACTTGGGTAGTTAATCTAGTTAATCTTTAGAGAGTGTCCCACAAAAGATTTTATGTGCATATTAAAAACATTGGCATCAAAAGCATCTCCCAATTATATTTCCATAAGCTTTGTGCTACTCATTATTAACCATTCACTTACAAAGTAATACTATTTTATTACCTAACTAATTATCACGCGTAAACCATATTAAGAAAACATTAATGTATGCATCTAGAGATCTTGTATCTCAATGTTATctaattacaaattaaaactcaaaaattaGGTCCGATTCAATATATCTCACtaatatgattattattgtattttctaTAACTTATTAATTAGCCTTTCCTTGATTGGTTTCATGTCATTTTCTTGATATCTTACTTTCTATCATGCTTAGCCTAACTTATTGAGAAAAAGTTGTTCCCA contains:
- the LOC120250718 gene encoding ethylene-responsive transcription factor RAP2-13, producing the protein MATAIDFYSNWPSFSSDPSQMELMQALEPFFKSASPSPSLSPSWDQNLSFDSYLSFNGMQNNQKGGSFLSVQPLPMKHAGTPSPAKPGKLYRGVRQRHWGKWVAEIRLPKNRTRLWLGTFDTAHEAALAYDEAAFKLRGDFARLNFPNLRHSSATSLHSSVDAKLQAICQTLQAPDSTSVSKTPTTTNTSSSPSLSSSSLSCDQEDESSAGSSPVSEMQSLDFTEVPWDESESFVLRKYPSWEIDWDAILS